Within Malus domestica chromosome 04, GDT2T_hap1, the genomic segment TAATATAATTATCTTCCACATTTCCAAGGTATCAAGGAATAAaagatatttattttattgatttgatttgaaaGTTCTGAAGGCTAAAGCCTAGAAAACGTGACCTTTTAAGGTATGAAGGTTTATCACTCAACATGACTATCAAATGTTAATTCCATTATTCCAATGTGGGAAATGTATTTAAGATCATCtttaaaggagatgtcaaattttgaatttaaaatttaaatttgacagcTTATACGgtatttttacatatttttatattttgctattattttattacattattatttttttcttaatttctatCTTATTTTATTACATTATGTTTTGCTCTCCTCTGCCGGCTCGCCTTCTGATCCCCTTCTGCGCAAGCTCGAGGACGCCATCCACTGGATCATCGTCCGCCGATCCGTGCCCGATTGGCTCCCCCTTTTGCCCGGCGCCTCTTACTGGGTCCCTCATCCACGGTCGAGATCGCATGGCCTGGCTCAGTTGGTTGATAAGTTGGCCAAACCTTTGAGTGAGGAGGAGACCATGTCTATGAGCACCGTTAAAGGGTGGCCTTCTTCTGCTTATTTTATCGAAGGTTTGCTTCCCTTTTTTCGATTTTATTAATTGGGTTATGTTCAAAAT encodes:
- the LOC139195087 gene encoding uncharacterized protein; the protein is MKLIRYFYIFLYFAIILLHYYFFLNFYLILLHYVLLSSAGSPSDPLLRKLEDAIHWIIVRRSVPDWLPLLPGASYWVPHPRSRSHGLAQLVDKLAKPLSEEETMSMSTVKGWPSSAYFIEGLLPFFRFY